A DNA window from Solanum lycopersicum chromosome 3, SLM_r2.1 contains the following coding sequences:
- the LOC101259220 gene encoding sister chromatid cohesion protein SCC2 isoform X3 — protein MLEDFCGRAEIFSDEREEREFLAVSVADLKVVLREITSIRAKKALNSIPVDNLLRFLRVLDHQIHRAEGLSINDSEHMDAEVVSSIFCALESIHAALAIMAYNGMPKQLYKEEIIERIVEFSRHQVMDVIFGSDPVYRALHKPPERGIPEGEEDGEVNGDFVSPNRKKRSTRSAKPRKSTSNKVSSAVGNILQKLDVILGFLKELCTIEHLPDSCIIQLIKTCFTTFVVENIQLLQMKSISLISGIFYAYTQHRASIMDEALLILLKLPSSKRMPRTYPLPDEEQRQIQFITALLIQIVHSSSNLPDVLRESSDSPSLEVSVDASYPTKSCESVTEACCLFWSRVLQRLTNTKNQEAAELKTMIENLVIDLLTTLNLPEYPASAPLLEVLCVLLLQNAGLKSKDISVRSMAIDLLGTIAARLKQDAVRCREEKFWIVKELRSGEMIDRNPPKDACSVCSDTRIEKSLVQCHGCQRLFHLNCTGIRGHDIPNRGFHCQMCISKKQLLVLKSLCESQSNDAGQNNRTNSGKMSQVAEAITNLEIVQQLLLNYLRDAATVDDLHLFTRWFYLCLWYKDDPNSEQKFMYYVARLKSQAIVRDSGSLSSLMTRESAKKITLALGQNSSFSRGFDKILQVLLASLRENSPIIRAKALRAVSIIVEADPEVLGDKLVQTAVEGRFCDSAISAREAALELVGRHIASYPDVGLKYFEKLAERIKDTGVSVRKRAIKIIRDMCTSNSNFLELTTACVEIISRVNDEESSVQDLVCKTFYEFWFEEPSGSQHHYFGDGSSVPLEVAKKTEQIVQMLRRMPSLQLLVTVIKRNLALDFFSQSAKAVGINPASLASVRRRCELMCKCLLEKILQVIEMNTGEGEVLMLPYMRLLHAFCVVDPTLCAPASDPSQFVITLQPYLKSQADNRVAAQLLESIIFVIDSVLPLLRKLPESVAEELEQDLKQMIVRHSFLTVVHACIKCLCSVSNVAGRGSTIVEHLIQLFFKRLDALGFSNKQHFQQVGRSLFCLGLLIRYSSSLLHASVSSNNLHVSSSLNLFKKYLQAEDFVIKVRSLQALGYVFIARPECMLEKDVGRILEATLSSNTDTRLKMQSLQNMYEYLLDAESQMGTNNASENEDANTAVGGPSVPVAAGAGDTNICGGIIQLYWSKILERCLDVNEQVRQSSLKIVEVVLRQGLVHPITCVPSLIALETDPQEVNSKLAHHLLMNMNEKYPSFFESRLGDGLQMSFMFIQAMNKGDSQSLKPQSKAPGIISGKSEPGSFTHARLGVSRIYKLIRGNRISRNKFMASVVRKFDTPSLGDLVGPFLIYCTEILASLPFTSPDEPLYLIYSINRIIQVRAGTVEANMKGFLQFLQAGYQKLNGSGGIQTESNQPIRCQTETMVASTKIEEVLEGDHVGVDYGSVEPYMPHLASLNPHGISNTDLQMIQVECLAAGALQLLLRLKRHLKILYDLNDARCQAYSPNDPLKPGESLSKQSLPFNVNEINIEHPKNYEDFVQRYQEFKNALKEDTVDYAIYTANIKRKRAAPRRSRKSGRMMGGCEDEEYEEDEDWGSGMKSSNSGRRSSSRLRQHL, from the exons ATGTTGGAAGATTTTTGTGGCAGGGCAGAAATTTTTAGTGATGAGCGGGAGGAAAGAGAATTTTTAGCAGTGTCTGTGGCAGATCTTAAAGTTGTTCTGAGGGAGATCACATCCATCCGAGCAAAGAAAGCACTGAATTCGATTCCAGTTGATAATCTACTAAGATTTCTTAGGGTCTTAGATCACCAGATTCATCGAGCAGAAGGTTTATCAATTAATGATAGTGAACAT ATGGATGCAGAGGTTGTGTCATCGATTTTCTGTGCTTTAGAGTCCATTCATGCAGCTTTAGCTATAATGGCTTACAATGGGATGCCTAAGCAATTGTATAAGGAAGAA ATCATTGAAAGAATCGTGGAGTTCTCCCGGCACCAAGTTATGGATGTTATCTTTGGTAGTGATCCCGTGTACCGTGCACTGCACAAACCACCTGAGAGGGGGATTCCTGAAG GTGAAGAAGATGGAGAGGTCAATGGGGATTTTGTTTCACCAAATAGGAAGAAGAGATCTACTAGGAGTGCAAAACCAAGGAAATCAACATCAAACAA GGTTTCTTCTGCTGTTGGTAATATACTTCAGAAGcttgatgtgattcttggttTTCTTAAGGAGTTGTGCACTATAGAGCATCTACCAGACAGTTGCATTATTCAACTTATTAAGACTTGTTTCACAACATTTGTGGTTGAAAACATCCAGCTTTTGCAAATGAAATCAATAAGCTTAATAAGTGGG ATATTTTATGCATACACACAGCATCGTGCTTCTATAATGGATGAAGCACTTCTGATTCTTTTGAAATTACCCTCTTCTAAGCGCATGCCCAGAACTTATCCTCTACCTGATGAAGAGCAGAGGCAAATCCAGTTCATCACTGCTCTTTTAATTCAAATAGTTCACAGCAGTTCAAACCTTCCAGATGTTTTGAGGGAATCATCTGACAGTCCTTCTCTAGAAGTTTCAGTTGATGCCAGTTACCCTACCAAATCTTGTGAGTCAGTCACGGAAGCATGCTGTCTTTTCTGGAGTCGTGTTCTTCAACGTctaacaaacacaaaaaatcaGGAGGCAGCTGAGTTGAAGACAATGATTGAGAATCTTGTCATTGATCTGTTAACTACTTTGAATTTGCCTGAATATCCAGCCTCTGCTCCTCTTTTGGAG GTTCTTTGTGTTTTACTCCTTCAAAATGCTGGGTTGAAATCTAAAGATATTTCTGTTCGTTCGATGGCCATTGACCTTCTTGGCACAATTGCTGCAAGGCTGAAACAAGATGCAGTCCGCTGTAGGGAGGAGAAATTCTGGATAGTAAAGGAGTTGAGAAGTGGGGAAATGATTGACCGGAATCCTCCCAAGGATGCATGTTCTGTTTGTTCGGATACCAGGATTGAAAAATCACTTGTTCAATgccatggttgtcagagactaTTTCATCTTAACTGTACTGGAATCAGGGGTCATGATATTCCGAATCGCGGCTTTCATTGCCAGATGTGTATCTCCAAGAAGCAACTTCTTGTACTGAAATCACTATGCGAGTCTCAGTCCAATGATGCTGGGCAAAATAACCGTACTAACTCAGGAAAAATGTCACAAGTTGCTGAGGCAATCACAAATTTGGAGATTGTTCAGCAGCTACTACTGAATTATCTCCGTGATGCTGCAACTGTGGATGATTTACATCTATTTACTCGCTG GTTCTATCTTTGTCTTTGGTACAAAGATGACCCTAATTCAGAGCAAAAGTTCATGTATTATGTTGCACGATTAAAGTCACAAGCAATTGTGCGTGACTCTGGTTCTCTTTCTTCGCTAATGACAAGAGAGTCGGCAAAAAAGATAACTTTAGCATTGGGACAGAATAGTTCTTTTTCTAGAGGATTTGACAAGATTCTGCAAGTGCTTCTG GCAAGTTTGCGGGAGAACTCTCCAATCATTCGTGCAAAGGCATTGCGAGCA GTTAGTATCATTGTTGAGGCTGACCCAGAGGTTTTGGGTGATAAGCTTGTCCAAACAGCAGTGGAAGGGAGGTTTTGTGACTCTGCTATATCTGCCCGAGAAGCTGCGTTGGAACTTGTAGGCAGGCATATTGCTTCATATCCTGATGTTGGTCTGAAG TACTTTGAGAAGTTGGCGGAGAGAATAAAGGATACTGGAGTAAGCGTGCGAAAGCGTGCTATCAAAATCATACGGGACATGTGCACTTCAAATTCTAACTTCTTAGAGTTAACTACTGCTTGCGTTGAAATTATTTCCCGAGTTAATGATGAGGAATCCAGTGTACAG GACCTGGTCTGCAAGACATTTTATGAGTTTTGGTTTGAAGAACCTTCTGGTTCACAACATCATTATTTCGGAGATGGAAGTTCTGTTCCACTTGAGGTGGCTAAGAAAACAGAGCAAATTGTTCAGATGCTGAGAAGGATGCCCAGTCTTCAACTTCTTGTAACTGTGATTAAACGCAACTTAGCCCTTGATTTCTTTTCACAATCTGCTAAAGCTGTCGGTATCAACCCCGCGTCCCTTGCCTCAGTCCGTAGGCGCTGCGAGTTGATGTGCAAGTGCTTACTTGAGAAAATACTGCAG GTGATAGAGATGAATACGGGAGAAGGAGAGGTGCTTATGCTACCATACATGAGGCTCTTGCATGCCTTTTGTGTTGTTGATCCTACTCTATGTGCACCAGCTTCTGATCCTTCCCAGTTTGTGATCACGCTACAACCTTATTTGAAGAGTCAG GCTGATAATCGAGTTGCTGCCCAGCTTTTGGAGAGTATAATCTTTGTGATTGATTCTGTTTTGCCTTTACTAAGGAAGCTTCCTGAAAGTGTTGCTGAAGAACTTGAACAAGATCTGAAGCAAATGATTGTTCGGCATTCTTTCTTGACAGTTGTCCATGCTTGCATCAA GTGCCTCTGCTCTGTAAGTAATGTTGCTGGAAGAGGCTCAACTATCGTTGAACACCTTATCCAGTTATTCTTCAAACGCCTTGATGCACTAGGTTTCAGTAACAAGCAG cACTTTCAGCAAGTGGGCCGGTCTCTTTTCTGCCTGGGTTTGTTAATACGTTACAGTAGCTCATTATTGCATGCATCTGTTTCCAGTAACAACTTACATGTTTCTAGCAGCCTCAACCTATTTAAGAAATATCTTCAGGCCGAAGACTTTGTCATCAAGGTCCGCTCATTGCAG GCACTGGGCTATGTTTTTATTGCTCGCCCTGAATGCATGCTGGAAAAGGATGTAGGAAGAATTTTGGAGGCCACACTTTCTTCTAATACTGATACACGGCTCAAG ATGCAATCTCTGCAAAACATGTATGAGTATCTTCTTGATGCTGAAAGTCAAATGGGAACAAATAATGCAAGCGAGAATGAAGATGCTAACACAGCAGTTGGTGGCCCTAGTGTGCCTGTTGCTGCAGGGGCTGGTGATACCAACATTTGTGGAGGAATAATTCAGTTGTATTGGTCTAAAATCTTAGAAAGATGCCTAGatgtgaatgaacaagtgcgtCAGTCTTCTCTTAAG ATTGTGGAAGTTGTACTGCGTCAAGGTCTTGTTCATCCTATTACCTGTGTTCCCTCTTTGATAGCTCTTGAAACAGATCCGCAGGAGGTGAACTCAAAGCTGGCTCATCATTTGTTGATGAACATGAATGAGAA gtATCCATCCTTCTTTGAGAGTCGTCTTGGTGATGGTCTACAAATGTCATTTATGTTCATACAAGCCATGAATAAAGGTGATTCTCAAAGTTTAAAACCCCAGTCCAAAGCTCCAGGTATCATATCAGGGAAGTCAGAGCCTGGCTCATTTACCCATGCAAGGCTCGGGGTATCTCGAATCTACAAGCTCATCCGTGGAAATCGTATTTCAAGGAACAAATTTATGGCCTCAGTTGTGCGCAAATTTGATACGCCAAGCTTGGGTGATTTAGTTGGCCCATTTTTGAT TTACTGCACTGAAATTCTTGCTTCGCTTCCATTCACATCGCCTGATGAGCCCCTTTATTTGATCTATTCTATAAATCGGATTATTCAAGTTAGGGCTGGCACGGTGGAGGCAAATATGAAGGGATTTTTACAATTCTTACAAGCAGGctatcaaaaattaaatggaAGTGGGGGCATTCAAACAGAGTCTAATCAACCTATTAGGTGTCAGACTGAAACAATGGTTGCCAGCACAAAAATTGAGGAAGTGTTGGAAGGTGACCATGTTGGTGTAGATTATGGATCAGTGGAGCCATATATGCCCCATTTGGCATCATTAAATCCACATGGCATATCAAATACTGATTTGCAGATGATCCAG GTGGAGTGTCTGGCAGCTGGTGCTTTACAGTTACTTCTGAGGCTAAAGAGGCACCTCAAGATTCTGTATGATCTAAATGATGCCCGTTGCCAG GCATATTCTCCAAATGATCCCCTAAAACCTGGGGAAAGTCTTTCAAAGCAAAGTCTTCCTTTCAATGTGAATGAAATTAACATTGAGCACCCAAAGAATTATGAAGACTTTGTCCAGAGATATCAG GAATTCAAGAATGCCTTGAAGGAAGATACAGTGGACTATGCAATCTACACGGCGAACATTAAAAGGAAACGCGCTGCTCCAAGAAGAAGCAGGAAATCTGGTCGAATGATGGGTGGTTGTGAGGATGAAGAGTATGAAGAGGATGAAGATTGGGGTAGTGGAATGAAGAGTAGTAATAGTGGCAGAAGAAGCAGTAGCAGGTTAAGGCAGCACTTGTGA